The proteins below are encoded in one region of Tiliqua scincoides isolate rTilSci1 chromosome 7, rTilSci1.hap2, whole genome shotgun sequence:
- the LOC136657144 gene encoding perilipin-3-like, translating into MHSRSQTNVSFLDETREGELQRTFLRRVASMPLVSSTYDMAATAYNSSKNNHPYVKYLCNAAEKGVKTLTEAAVNSAQPILTKLEPQIAAASEYANKSLDTLEGKLPVLQMTADKVACDTKEMVSAKMASAKDAIASKLSGVVNLTKEAVQGSMEATKSAISHSLTSAAATRVGRMAVGGAEAMLGMSEELVDKYLPITDEELAELAETLEDEDVVPQRKQKAYLVRLGSLSNKLRNRAYQHSLAKMKLAGRNIQDSLFQLQQTMNLIEHSKQSVDQKFQEGQEKLSQMWLEWSKTNPDAKQPGCKDVAQLEELSSTLLAQSRWKVLKAQKYMDELLEYVVHNTPLSWMVGPFVLSDKPLAEGVKPDERE; encoded by the exons ATGCACTCCAGAAGCCAAACAAATGTCTCTTTCCTTGATGAGACCAGAGAGGGTGAACTTCAGAGG ACTTTCTTGAGAAGAGTGGCCAGTATGCCCTTGGTCAGCTCTACCTATGACATGGCTGCCACTGCCTATAACTCAAGCAAGAACAACCACCCCTATGTGAAATACCTTTGCAATGCAGCAGAGAAAGGAGTAAAGACTCTAACGGAGGCAGCAGTCAACAGTGCTCAACCTATCCTGACTAAACTTGAACCCCAAA TTGCAGCAGCCAGTGAGTATGCTAATAAGAGCCTGGATACTCTAGAGGGGAAGCTGCCAGTTCTTCAGATGACAGCTGACAAG GTTGCCTGTGACACAAAGGAGATGGTGTCGGCCAAAATGGCAAGTGCCAAGGATGCCATTGCCAGCAAACTGTCTGGAGTTGTAAACCTGACCAAAGAGGCTGTGCAGGGCAGCATGGAAGCAACCAAGTCTGCTATCAGCCATAGTCTGACCTCTGCTGCAGCAACCAGAGTGGGCAGGATGGCTGTTGGTGGTGCTGAAGCAATGCTTGGGATGTCTGAAGAGCTGGTAGACAAATACCTCCCCATTACAGATGAAGAACTAG CTGAACTTGCAGAAACTCTTGAGGATGAAGATGTGGTTCCT CAGCGTAAACAGAAGGCATATCTAGTGCGACTGGGGTCTCTTTCAAACAAACTCCGCAACAGGGCCTATCAGCACTCCCTAGCAAAGATGAAATTGGCCGGACGGAACATTCAGGATTCTCTCTTCCAGCTTCAGCAGACTATGAACTTG ATTGAACATTCCAAGCAATCTGTAGATCAGAAGTTCCAGGAGGGCCAAGAAAAACTTAGTCAGATGTGGCTGGAATGGAGCAAGACCAACCCAGATGCAAAGCAACCCGGATGCAAAGATGTGGCACAGCTAGAG GAACTCTCCAGCACCCTTCTGGCCCAGAGCCGTTGGAAGGTGCTAAAGGCACAGAAGTACATGGATGAACTGCTAGAGTACGTTGTGCACAACACTCCTCTGTCCTGGATGGTGGGCCCATTTGTCCTTTCTGACAAGCCACTTGCTGAAGGCGTCAAACCAGATGAGAGAGAATAA